A window of the Psychrobium sp. MM17-31 genome harbors these coding sequences:
- the rpmE gene encoding 50S ribosomal protein L31 — translation MKQDIHPTYEQITATCSCGNVINVGSTVGKDLALDVCSSCHPFYTGKQKVADTGGRVDKFKSRFGSLKSKK, via the coding sequence ATGAAACAAGATATCCACCCAACTTACGAGCAAATCACTGCGACTTGTTCATGTGGTAACGTAATCAACGTTGGTTCAACTGTTGGTAAAGATTTAGCACTAGACGTATGTTCTTCTTGTCACCCATTCTACACTGGTAAGCAAAAAGTTGCTGACACTGGTGGTCGTGTTGATAAGTTCAAATCACGTTTTGGTTCTCTTAAGTCTAAGAAATAA